Proteins found in one Vigna radiata var. radiata cultivar VC1973A unplaced genomic scaffold, Vradiata_ver6 scaffold_83, whole genome shotgun sequence genomic segment:
- the LOC106754132 gene encoding probable aldo-keto reductase 1, protein MEHVEHIQRVKLGTQGFEVSKLGFGCMGLTGSYNEPLPEEDGISIIKYAFSKGITFFDTADVYGANANEVLVGKALKQLPREKIQIATKFGILHTESRVEIKGSPEYVRSCCEASLKRLGVDYIDLYYQHRVDQSTPIEDTVGELKKLVEEGKVKYIGLSEASPDTIKRAHAVHPITAVQLEWSLWTRDVEEEIIPLCRELNIGIVPYSPLGRGFFGGKGILENVSAVSKLKTHPRFQAENLEKNKNIYERIESLAKKHQATPAQLALAWVLHQGENVVPIPGTTKIKNLDQNLGALAVKLSEEDLREISEAVPISDVAGVRYLTGADQYSYKFANTPPKDSKF, encoded by the exons ATGGAGCATGTGGAACACATTCAAAGAGTTAAACTTGGGACTCAAGGTTTTGAG gTTTCAAAATTGGGATTCGGATGCATGGGCCTGACTGGATCGTACAATGAGCCTCTCCCAGAAGAGGATGGCATTTCTATTATCAAGTATGCGTTCAGTAAGGGAATTACCTTTTTTGATACTGCTGATGTTTATGGAGCTAATGCCAATGAAGTTTTGGTTGGAAAG GCTTTGAAGCAGTTACCCAGAGAAAAGATCCAGATAGCCACGAAATTTGGAATTCTGCATACAGAGTCTAGGGTTGAGATCAAGGGTTCGCCGGAATATGTGCGGTCATGCTGTGAAGCTAGCTTGAAGCGTCTTGGTGTTGATTATATTGATCTCTATTATCAGCACAGAGTGGACCAATCTACACCTATAGAGGATACA gtGGGTGAACTCAAGAAACTGGTGGAAGAGGGTAAAGTGAAGTATATTGGGTTATCTGAAGCGAGTCCAGATACTATAAAGAGAGCGCACGCTGTTCATCCCATCACAGCTGTGCAACTGGAGTGGTCTCTGTGGACTCGTGACGTTGAGGAAGAAATAATCCCACTCTGCAG GGAACTTAATATTGGAATTGTACCATATAGTCCTCTGGGTCGTGGCTTTTTTGGGGGAAAAGGAATTCTGGAAAATGTGTCTGCAGTTAGCAAACTG AAAACACATCCACGTTTCCAAGCAGAGAACCTggaaaagaataagaatatatatGAACGAATTGAAAGCCTTGCAAAGAAGCATCAGGCCACTCCTGCTCAGTTGGCACTAGCATGGGTTCTCCACCAAGGAGAGAATGTTGTTCCTATCCCTG GAACAACTAAGATTAAAAATCTGGATCAAAATCTGGGAGCCTTAGCAGTGAAACTGTCAGAAGAGGACCTGAGAGAAATTTCTGAGGCGGTTCCCATCAGTGATGTAGCAGGTGTTAGATACCTAACCGGAGCGGATCAGTATTCCTATAAATTTGCTAATACACCTCCAAAAGATTCAAAATTCTGA
- the LOC106754131 gene encoding probable aldo-keto reductase 1, translating to MAEEKSVEIPRVKLGTQGLEVSKLGLGCMNISGGYTDPVSDDEGISLIKYAFDQGITFFDTADIYGANANEVLIGKALKQLPREKVQLATKFGIAGRNFPNVQVKGTPEYVRSACEASLKRLDVEYIDLYYQHRVDQTVPIEETVGELKKLVEEGKVRYIGLSEASPDTIRRAHAVHPITALQIEWSLWTRDIEEEIVPLCRELGIGIVPYSPLGRGFFGGKGVLENMPVNNVVTTYHPRFKSENMAKNKLIYDRIESLAKRHHSTPPQLALAWVLHQGNDVVPIPGTTKIKNLDQNIGALSLKLTESDLREISEAVPIDDVAGSRYFFEYDKDSWKFADTPPINQSIST from the exons ATGGCAGAAGAGAAGAGTGTGGAGATTCCTAGAGTCAAACTTGGAACTCAAGGTCTTGAG GTATCAAAGTTGGGGTTGGGATGCATGAACATCAGTGGAGGCTATACTGATCCTGTTTCTGATGATGAAGGCATATCTCTTATTAAGTATGCATTCGATCAAGGAATTACTTTCTTTGACACTGCTGATATTTATGGGGCCAACGCTAACGAAGTTTTGATCGGAAAA GCTTTGAAGCAGTTACCCAGAGAAAAAGTTCAACTGGCGACAAAATTTGGCATAGCAGGAAGGAATTTTCCTAATGTACAAGTCAAAGGTACACCAGAGTACGTGCGATCGGCTTGTGAAGCTAGCTTGAAACGTCTTGACGTTGAGTACATTGATCTCTATTACCAGCACAGAGTCGACCAAACAGTACCTATAGAAGAAACA GTAGGTGAGCTAAAAAAGCTGGTGGAAGAGGGAAAAGTGAGGTACATAGGGTTATCTGAAGCTAGTCCTGATACTATAAGAAGAGCACATGCTGTTCATCCCATCACAGCTTTGCAAATAGAGTGGTCCCTTTGGACTCGTGATATTGAGGAGGAGATAGTTCCTCTCTGTAG GGAACTTGGCATTGGAATTGTACCATACAGCCCTCTGGGGCGAGGCTTTTTTGGTGGCAAAGGAGTTCTCGAAAACATGCCTGTAAATAACGTCGTG ACTACATATCATCCTCGCTTCAAATCAGAGAACATGGCAAAAAACAAGTTAATATATGACAGAATAGAAAGCCTTGCTAAGAGACACCACAGCACTCCTCCCCAATTGGCCTTAGCTTGGGTACTCCACCAAGGCAACGATGTTGTTCCTATTCCTG GAACAACTAAGATTAAGAACCTTGATCAGAACATCGGTGCATTATCACTGAAATTGACAGAAAGTGACCTGAGAGAAATTTCCGAGGCTGTTCCCATAGATGATGTAGCAGGGTCTCGATACTTCTTTGAATATGATAAAGATTCTTGGAAATTTGCAGACACACCTCCAATAAATCAGAGCATCTCAACTTAA